In the Acidobacteriota bacterium genome, one interval contains:
- the lpxK gene encoding tetraacyldisaccharide 4'-kinase, whose amino-acid sequence MSPLDPRPSAPRSPWQLFYGGVHRLRRRWYRRRARRLPRPVISIGNLHWGGAGKTPLVSAVGRHLQHRGLQVAVLSRGYGGSGKGVRMVSTGEGPLLGPTVAGDEPVLLAGEMPGVAVVVGPDRYQDGFHALERLSPQPQIFLLDDGFSHLALHRDLDLLVFPASDPFAGGRLWPGGRLREPLASSARAHAALLTGAKLAGADSEAPEQAQALAAALRPFGFDGPAFVSTTEARPARLHRGDELAAGSRVLLVAAIARPERFRASAEAEGFTVAGELFLPDHHPYPEATLQRIAKTFRESGADAVLTTSKDRVKLHGRLEDADGGPVPLAELPVRAEPEPAFWSWLDEEVDGLLAREEPKQRREETDP is encoded by the coding sequence ATGAGCCCCCTGGACCCGCGCCCCAGCGCCCCCCGCTCCCCCTGGCAGCTCTTCTACGGCGGCGTTCACCGGCTGCGCCGGCGGTGGTATCGCCGCCGCGCGCGGCGTCTGCCGCGGCCGGTGATCAGCATCGGCAACTTGCATTGGGGCGGCGCCGGCAAAACGCCACTGGTGTCGGCGGTGGGTCGTCACCTCCAACACCGCGGACTGCAGGTGGCGGTGCTCTCCCGCGGCTACGGAGGCTCCGGCAAGGGCGTGCGGATGGTAAGCACCGGCGAGGGACCGCTGCTGGGACCGACGGTGGCCGGAGACGAGCCGGTGCTGCTGGCCGGCGAGATGCCCGGAGTGGCGGTGGTGGTGGGGCCGGACCGTTATCAGGACGGCTTCCATGCCCTGGAGCGCCTGTCGCCCCAACCCCAGATCTTCCTCCTCGACGACGGCTTCTCCCACCTGGCGCTGCATCGGGACCTGGACCTCCTGGTCTTCCCCGCCTCCGATCCCTTCGCCGGCGGCCGGCTGTGGCCCGGCGGGCGGCTGCGGGAGCCCCTGGCCAGCAGCGCCCGAGCCCACGCGGCCCTTCTCACCGGAGCAAAGCTCGCCGGCGCGGACTCCGAGGCTCCCGAGCAAGCCCAAGCCCTGGCGGCGGCCCTGAGACCCTTCGGATTCGACGGTCCGGCCTTCGTCAGCACCACCGAGGCCCGGCCGGCGAGGCTGCATCGCGGCGACGAGCTGGCCGCCGGCAGCCGGGTGCTGTTGGTAGCCGCCATCGCCCGGCCGGAGCGCTTCCGCGCCTCCGCCGAGGCCGAGGGCTTCACCGTCGCCGGTGAGCTCTTCCTCCCGGATCATCATCCGTATCCGGAAGCGACCCTGCAGCGCATCGCCAAGACGTTCCGAGAATCCGGCGCCGACGCCGTCCTCACCACCTCCAAAGACCGGGTCAAGCTCCACGGCCGCCTCGAGGACGCCGACGGCGGCCCGGTGCCGCTGGCGGAGCTGCCGGTGCGAGCGGAGCCGGAGCCGGCCTTCTGGAGCTGGCTCGACGAGGAAGTAGATGGCCTTTTGGCCAGGGAGGAGCCGAAGCAACGGCGGGAGGAAACCGA
- a CDS encoding type II secretion system F family protein translates to MEFVCRIGTQDGQILEQRHQGRDEVSLRAELERRGYHVFSVRRGGALNRLSWRGLGRSRKKVSTDRFLIFNQELAALLRAGLPLMQALDMMLERMRDPDFRPVLEDIRNRVRSGENLSDAFASYGDVFPRLYPSTLKAGERSGEMESVIRRFIRYLQLVSGARKRIVSALTYPAVLVGLSLAMLTLMGLYVVPKFTAFYADLDAELPFMTRWMLGIVGFVREQWLLILIGIVVGVFFYRRWRATRSGQIIIDRYKLRIPLVGEILHRFGLAEFCRSLATLISGGIPLVNAADIAIGGVSNAFLRSRLEPTVDLVRQGRTFHSALEESSVFTDMAIDMIKVGEATGALDDMLVSVSDFLDEQVEVRTQRLLSLVEPIMLVVMGLIIGILLISIYLPLFSVMTQVQG, encoded by the coding sequence GTGGAGTTCGTTTGTCGCATCGGCACCCAAGACGGCCAGATCCTGGAGCAGCGGCATCAGGGGCGGGACGAGGTCTCCCTGCGGGCGGAGCTCGAACGTCGCGGGTACCACGTGTTTTCCGTGCGCCGGGGCGGCGCCCTCAACCGCCTGTCCTGGCGCGGCCTGGGCCGCAGCCGCAAGAAAGTCTCCACCGACCGCTTCCTGATCTTCAACCAGGAGCTGGCGGCGCTGCTGCGCGCCGGCCTGCCGTTGATGCAGGCGCTGGACATGATGCTCGAGCGCATGCGGGACCCCGACTTCCGGCCGGTGCTGGAGGATATCCGCAACCGGGTGCGCTCCGGCGAGAACCTTTCCGACGCCTTCGCCTCCTACGGCGACGTCTTCCCGCGGCTCTACCCTTCGACCCTCAAGGCGGGAGAGCGCAGCGGCGAGATGGAGAGCGTCATCCGGCGCTTCATCCGCTACCTGCAATTGGTTTCCGGCGCGCGCAAGCGCATCGTCTCCGCCCTCACCTATCCGGCGGTGCTGGTGGGGTTGTCGCTGGCCATGCTGACCCTCATGGGTCTCTATGTGGTGCCCAAATTCACCGCCTTCTACGCCGACCTGGACGCCGAGTTGCCGTTCATGACCCGGTGGATGCTGGGCATCGTCGGTTTCGTGCGCGAGCAATGGTTGCTGATTCTCATCGGCATCGTGGTGGGGGTGTTCTTCTACCGCCGCTGGCGTGCCACCCGCAGCGGCCAGATCATCATCGACCGCTACAAGCTGCGCATCCCGCTGGTGGGAGAGATCCTGCACCGCTTCGGTCTGGCGGAGTTCTGCCGTTCTCTGGCCACCCTGATCTCCGGCGGCATCCCGCTGGTCAACGCCGCGGACATCGCCATCGGCGGCGTCAGCAACGCCTTTCTGCGCTCGCGGCTGGAGCCCACCGTCGACCTGGTGCGGCAGGGCCGGACCTTCCACAGCGCGCTGGAGGAGAGCAGCGTCTTCACCGACATGGCCATCGACATGATCAAAGTCGGTGAGGCCACCGGTGCGCTGGACGACATGCTGGTCTCCGTCTCGGACTTCCTGGACGAGCAGGTGGAAGTGCGCACTCAGCGCCTGTTGAGCCTCGTCGAGCCCATCATGCTGGTGGTCATGGGCCTGATTATCGGTATCCTGCTGATCTCCATCTACCTGCCATTGTTCAGCGTCATGACCCAAGTACAGGGGTAG
- a CDS encoding 3-deoxy-D-manno-octulosonic acid transferase, translating into MKQPSPSPVDSQRGPLRKALGAGAWGLYQLAFGASLVLTAPWILIRRGGHYRDTVLPRLGRVPEAPRDHNLWLHAVSVGEVGVAATLVAALPEKLPLVVTTITPTGQQRARSSLGGRATVTYFPFELGFAIRRFFHRLRPAALVLVEGDLWPLVLRTAQHRRLPVTVVNGRVSDRSFRRMERLRKLLGPLFRGVQRFGVQTAEDRRRLVQLGVAKERVTVTGNLKYETPEPPTMPKLEALVRALAGERRVLLAGSTMAGEEEQVLDAFQHLGAERALLVLAPRHPERWDEVFRLLRQRGVEAARRSALNDDSAEPGAPAVLLLDSLGELAALYRIADAAFIGGTLVPTGGHNPLEPARFGIATAVGPSMENFREMAQHFDAAHAWERVADARALGETWDRWLSQPQLAADVGGRARDLVAANRGAVAKTLELLRPMLEQAGFDAGGAEEETP; encoded by the coding sequence ATGAAGCAACCGAGCCCGTCCCCTGTAGATTCCCAGCGCGGCCCCTTGCGCAAGGCTCTCGGCGCCGGCGCCTGGGGCCTCTATCAGCTGGCCTTCGGCGCCAGTCTGGTGCTCACTGCCCCGTGGATCCTGATCCGCCGCGGCGGTCACTACCGAGACACGGTGCTGCCGCGGCTGGGCCGGGTGCCGGAGGCCCCTCGGGACCACAACCTGTGGCTCCACGCCGTCTCCGTCGGCGAGGTGGGGGTGGCCGCCACCCTGGTCGCTGCCCTGCCGGAGAAGCTACCGCTGGTGGTCACCACCATCACCCCCACCGGCCAGCAACGCGCTCGCTCCAGCCTCGGGGGCCGCGCCACCGTCACCTACTTCCCCTTCGAGCTCGGCTTCGCCATCCGCCGCTTCTTCCACCGCCTGCGCCCCGCCGCCCTGGTGCTGGTGGAAGGGGACCTCTGGCCCCTGGTGCTGCGCACCGCCCAGCACCGCCGGCTGCCGGTGACGGTGGTCAACGGCCGGGTCAGCGACCGCAGTTTCCGGCGCATGGAACGGCTGCGCAAGCTCCTCGGACCGCTCTTCCGGGGAGTCCAGCGCTTTGGCGTGCAAACCGCCGAGGACCGCCGGCGGCTGGTGCAGCTGGGGGTGGCGAAGGAGCGAGTGACGGTCACCGGCAACTTGAAATACGAGACCCCCGAGCCCCCCACCATGCCGAAGCTCGAGGCGCTGGTGCGCGCCCTCGCCGGAGAGCGCCGAGTGCTGCTGGCGGGTTCCACCATGGCCGGCGAAGAGGAGCAGGTGCTCGACGCCTTCCAGCACCTCGGCGCCGAACGGGCACTGCTGGTGCTGGCACCACGCCACCCGGAGCGCTGGGACGAGGTCTTCCGCCTGCTCCGCCAGCGGGGCGTGGAGGCCGCACGGCGCAGCGCCCTCAACGACGATTCGGCCGAGCCCGGAGCCCCGGCGGTGCTGCTCCTCGACAGCCTGGGAGAGCTGGCGGCGCTCTACCGCATCGCCGACGCCGCCTTCATCGGCGGCACCCTGGTGCCTACCGGCGGCCACAATCCGCTGGAGCCGGCGCGCTTCGGTATCGCCACGGCGGTGGGACCGTCGATGGAAAACTTCCGCGAGATGGCCCAGCACTTCGACGCTGCCCATGCCTGGGAGCGAGTCGCCGACGCCCGCGCCTTGGGGGAGACCTGGGACCGCTGGCTCAGCCAGCCCCAGCTGGCCGCTGACGTCGGCGGTCGAGCCCGCGATCTGGTCGCAGCCAACCGCGGCGCGGTGGCCAAGACCCTGGAGCTTCTGCGGCCGATGTTGGAGCAAGCGGGATTCGACGCCGGAGGAGCCGAGGAGGAGACTCCATGA
- a CDS encoding RNA polymerase sigma factor: MYSQQDHHRQLEEATDHELMECLQRGDETALGLLVERKTKPLVQAAYRILGDLEEARDVVQMTFVRMWEKRDRFDPRWSPNTWIFRIATNLAIDHLRSRRTRERSTEPVRQHLYQVSDRRNHEEHAQLQETEVMDIFRELSSELTERQRTIFVLREVEGRSSQEVAEMVGCRESTVRNHLFNARKVLRKELLERYPEYAGRFGDRDGGES; this comes from the coding sequence GTGTATTCACAACAAGATCACCACCGCCAGCTCGAGGAAGCGACCGACCACGAGCTGATGGAATGCCTCCAGCGCGGCGACGAAACGGCGCTGGGACTGCTGGTGGAGCGCAAGACCAAGCCCCTGGTGCAGGCCGCCTACCGCATTCTTGGGGATTTGGAAGAGGCCCGCGACGTGGTCCAGATGACCTTCGTGCGCATGTGGGAGAAGCGCGACCGCTTCGACCCGCGCTGGAGTCCCAACACCTGGATCTTCCGCATCGCCACCAATCTCGCCATCGACCATCTGCGTTCCCGCCGCACTCGGGAGCGCAGCACCGAGCCCGTTCGCCAGCATCTCTACCAGGTTTCCGACCGCCGCAATCACGAGGAGCACGCCCAGCTCCAGGAGACGGAGGTGATGGACATCTTCCGCGAGCTCTCCAGCGAGCTCACCGAGCGCCAACGCACCATCTTCGTGCTCCGCGAGGTCGAGGGCCGGAGCTCCCAGGAAGTGGCGGAGATGGTCGGCTGCCGCGAATCCACCGTGCGCAATCACCTGTTCAACGCTCGCAAGGTGCTGCGCAAAGAGCTTTTGGAGCGCTATCCCGAATACGCTGGCCGCTTCGGGGATCGCGACGGAGGGGAGAGCTGA